The DNA window CACGCCATAGGTGGCCGACTTGAAGATGTTGGCGTCCTCGTCGCGGTTGATTGCGACTATGTTCTTGGAGGCAGAGCAGCCGGCCATATGCTGGCTCGCGCCTGAAATTCCGACGGTAATGTATAGATCAGGGGTGATTGTCTTCCCAGTGAGACCGACCTGGTGGCTGTGGTCTATCCAACCTGCATCGCAAGCCGCCCGCGACGCGCCAAGTGCGCCACCGAGTGCATCGCTCAGACTCCGAAGCTCGTCGAATGGCTCCGGTCCCCCCAGGCCCCTTCCACCGCTGATGACAATGGTCGCATCTTCCAGTCGAACTCCCTCCGCCTGCTGTGTGACGGTCTCGACCAGTCGTGCCTTTATTGCTGACTCATCCAGGCTAATGGGAAAGTCCTCTACTTCGCCGCTTCTCTCTGCGTCGGGCTCCAGGACCTCGAACACCTTGGGTCTCACGAGAACGACTTGTGTGTCATCACCGGCAAATGAGACTCGCGACAGTGCATTTCCGCCGTAGACTGGACGTGTAGCGACGACCCGACCACTGTCGCTGTCGATGGATACTTCAACGCAGTCCTGGGCAACAGCTACCCCAAGCCTGAACGCAAGACGGGGACCGACGTCCCTGCCAATCGGAGTTCTTCCTATGAGGACAATGGATGGTTGCGTCTGGGACACTACCTGTGTGAATGCTTCCAGGTGTGCATCTATCTGAGGTTCAGACAGCAGGGCGCTTTCCACGCGGTACGCTTTATCCGCACCCAATGAGATGCACTCTTCCGCTGCGTTCCCTACAGAATCGGACTGCAGCGCTACCTCGACCTCGTCGCCAGTTTCCCCTGACAGCGCCTTGGCTACCGCAATAAGCTCGCCTGTTACGCTGGCGAGTTCTCCCTGGTTCATCTCTCCGAAAACCAGAATGCCTGGCATTTTATCCGCTCCGATTTCGAGTCAAACTTGTGAGGTTTCTTAGATCAGCCTTGCTTCGCGAAGCTTCAGCGCGAGATTTCTACCTGCCTCCACCTCGTCTTCGCCCTCTATGAATTCGCACTGCTGATCACTGACAGGTACATACAAGTCCTCCAGCGACAACTTCGGCGATAGCGAGGCCTCGTCCAGGTCCAGCTCGCTGGCTGACCAGACCGTCGGCGACTTCCGTCCTGCCATCATTATACCCCTGAGTGTCGGGTACCGCGGCTCGCCCAGCTCATTGCTTACGGTCACGACTGCGGGCAAGGGTGCCTTAACTACCTCGTAGCCATCGGTCAGTGCCCGTTGCACCACAATGCCGTCGCCCTCTACGTCAATCTTCTGGGCCAGGGTGACGCAGGGAAGGCCCAGGAGTTCAGCCACGCCAAGCGGCACCATCGAGTTATCCCAGTCAGATGCCTGCCTACCACAGAGGACCAGGTCGAACTGCCCGATCTTTCTGATTGCCTCTGCCAGAGCATTCGCCGTAGCAAACGCGTCCAACTCTTCGACGGCAGGATCGTCCACCAGAATCAGGTTGTCGGCGCCCATTGAAAGCGGCTTCTTCATGACGTCCATGACGAATCCACTGCCCACGGAAACTACGGTCACGTCAGCCCCTACCGACTCTTTGAGCTGGAGAGCTGCCTCAACCGCGTTCTCGTCGAACCCATTTACGACAGGAGGAATACCAGCTGCCGGCAATACTCGCTTCGCTTCGGGATCGATCCGAAATGCCGAGGCCGGAGTCTCCGGGTCGACGACCTGTTTTGCACATACGACTATGTTCAGGGGCACTGGGGATACACCTCATTTGCAACGTGGAATTAGCTATGCACAGCATTCGGACTATAGCAAAGAAATTTGCGCTCATGCAATTTCTCCTGCCGGTATTCCTGAACTTAATTGTCCTGCTGCGGAATGTAAGAACTAAGGTATTGAAAGCTCACTTTATGAATACATAAACACCCATTTGGACTTCCATTGAACCCAAGTTAGGTGCCGTCGCATCTGTTGGGAAAGACACAGCCTGTAGAGTGCAAATGTCGCGATTTACCCGCGCTCAAGCCTTCAAAATTGCGCCCAGTTGAAAAACCGGAAACTTCCAATATTTTTCTCTATGAATTGCTGACTTACTACCTTGCGACCACCAAGGTTATGCCATTTATGATTTAAGTGACCTGGCCATACCGTCGTTGAATCTACTTTCTCCGATGTATCTCCAGATCTCTGCATGCAGAAGTGTGCGGAACGCGGGGGAGTCCGATTCGTCGGACAGCGTTTCGCCCAATCAAAACTTTTGGTCAAAGTGGTCCGTGAGGATCACGGCTGAGAATACATAGATCATCGTTCGCCCTGGTAAAGGTGCGTGCACAGATGGCCGCGGCGCAAGACCATATAAGAAACCGCTGGCGCGTCCTTAATAGGCACACACGAGTACCGGGTCGAGACCAGTACTACAGTAACGAGGAGTTTTCACTATGGTGGTCTCGTCTGCACCATCAACTAATACCAGCACACAGGCACGACATGCCGTGTGTCCCCGCTGTGAGGCATCGCTGGTCTCCAACTACTACGAACCTCAGTGTCTCCAGTGTGGTTACGTCGACTACAGCTACACGCCCCCAACCCAGATCGGAAGAAGGAACCTGATGAGCGCGGCTACTCGCTACGTCTTCAGGTACGTGGGAGACGCTCCCAAGCTTGCGGAGACCCTGGCTCACGTGCAGCTGCGGCGCCTTCGCAACCGTGTCGTGTTCGGGGTTACCTGCCCTCTCTGCGACAATGGCGTCGAAATGGAGCAGACCTCCTTGAG is part of the Dehalococcoidia bacterium genome and encodes:
- a CDS encoding electron transfer flavoprotein subunit alpha/FixB family protein, translated to MPGILVFGEMNQGELASVTGELIAVAKALSGETGDEVEVALQSDSVGNAAEECISLGADKAYRVESALLSEPQIDAHLEAFTQVVSQTQPSIVLIGRTPIGRDVGPRLAFRLGVAVAQDCVEVSIDSDSGRVVATRPVYGGNALSRVSFAGDDTQVVLVRPKVFEVLEPDAERSGEVEDFPISLDESAIKARLVETVTQQAEGVRLEDATIVISGGRGLGGPEPFDELRSLSDALGGALGASRAACDAGWIDHSHQVGLTGKTITPDLYITVGISGASQHMAGCSASKNIVAINRDEDANIFKSATYGVVGDWNRVLPSFIETVRELRDS
- a CDS encoding electron transfer flavoprotein subunit beta/FixA family protein; protein product: MPLNIVVCAKQVVDPETPASAFRIDPEAKRVLPAAGIPPVVNGFDENAVEAALQLKESVGADVTVVSVGSGFVMDVMKKPLSMGADNLILVDDPAVEELDAFATANALAEAIRKIGQFDLVLCGRQASDWDNSMVPLGVAELLGLPCVTLAQKIDVEGDGIVVQRALTDGYEVVKAPLPAVVTVSNELGEPRYPTLRGIMMAGRKSPTVWSASELDLDEASLSPKLSLEDLYVPVSDQQCEFIEGEDEVEAGRNLALKLREARLI